A segment of the Thermoplasmata archaeon genome:
CTTGGGATTCAGGAGCGAGAGAAGGAGGGAGGCGGGAAAGGATGCTCCGGCGACGCGGATAAAAAGAGCGGTGCTGGAGCTGATTCTGGAGGCGTCGAAGGAGAGCCACCCCAACGAATTCGCGGGACAGCTCCGGGCGCGTGGGGGAACGATACACGAGCTCACGATGCTCCCCGGAACAATGCAGGGACGGACCAGCGCCTTAGTCAACCTCTGGATGCTCCCGATAGACTACAGCGTAGTCGGCTCGGTCCACAGCCACCCCTCCGGGAGCCGCGAGCCCTCCGAAGAGGACCTCGAGTTCTTCAGAAAGTTCGGAAGCGTCCACATAATCGTCGGGAGCCCCTACACCCTGAGCTCCTGGAGGGCCTACGACTACAGCGGGGCTCCGGTGCGCCTCGAGATTGTGGAGTGAGCGGCTATTTTATCGCTGTGCCGCAGTTGGGGCAGGCGAGCCAGTCATCCTCGAGGGGCTCGCCGCAGGTTGGGCAGGTGGGGACCTCACGAATCGGAATATGGATACCGACCCCCGTGCCGCAGGTCGGGCACGCCCTCCAGCCCTCCTCCAGAGGCTCGCCGCAGGTGGCGCACTTCATCACCGGCGCCGGACCCTTCACTTGGCCAGTTTTGGGGGCGCTGAGGGCCCCTATCGCCGCCGCCTCCGCCCTCACCCCCGCTTCTACTTTCTCGAGCTCGGCCGTCTCCCTCTCGACGCACTCCTCGCACAGAATTCCAGCAGCGGGGCTCGCCCCGCCGCACGAGGGGCACCTCGCCTCCTCCTTCGCCGGCGGATGGGGCTCCGGTGGAGCCTCGGCGGGGGCTGGGGCCGGCGGGGATGCCGTGGGGACCGGGGCGGGTGCCGTGGATGGCGCCTCGGGCGCGGTTGTGAGCCCCTCAGGGGGACCAGACGGCGGGGTCTCTGCCTCAATTAGAGCCGGCGCCCCCGCCTCGACTGCAGGGCCCTCTTCCCCTGCAGCGCGCCCCGCTGCCACTCTGCGCCGACGCGTCACCGCCCATACCACCGCCAATACCACGACAGCAGCCAAGCCAGCGAGAGCGCCTGCGAGGGCAGCCGGAAATGCCCTCGCCTCAGGCGCCGGTCTGGCCTTGACAAATATCGTCCTCTCCGAGGGGCTTCCGTCGGGAACCACGATGTCTTCGCGCGGGTCAATGACGGCCCTGAAGGTATGGTTGCCCCCCTCCGCTATCCACACGTAGAGTACTTCCGCTGTTTCCCCAGGGTCGACTCTGGCCACCTCCAGTCCAGCCAGTGGCGCGCCGTCCATGAGAAGTTTGACGCGGACACCTGTCGCGGGAGCGTCGCCGGTGTTGTAAATCTGTAAGGTGATGTTCACCTGAGCCCCCTTGTACGCTCTCGCCAGCGGCTCGAAGCGTATATCCTTCACCCAGAGGACCGGGGCAGTTATTGTTATGTTGACCGAGGCGTAGGAGCTGACGAGTCTGTCCCTGAGCCTAAGGGTCACCTGATAAAGACCGGGGCGGGTGAACCTGTGCGAAACCTCCGGACCGGAGGCCGTCTTCCCATCGGCAAAGTCCCAGGAGAAAGACAGGATGTTGTTGTCATTGGAGTCCGGGTCCCAGCTCTCTCCCGCGCGGAAGCGCACGATGCTCCCCAGGCGGAAGCGGCTGCCATTCTCGGGCTCCGAGATCACGGGAATCGGTGGCCTGTTGGCGTCGCGGACCGTTAGCTCCCAGGTGTGAGAGGCCGCCAGACCGCCTGGGTCCCTGACCACCGCTTTTACAGTATAAGGCGAGCCCTCGGCGGAGCCCTCGCCCTCGTAGGCAGCGGCGAAGGAGAAGCTCGTGCTTCCCTGACCCCTGACCGGCTCGTCGTCGATGAGCCACTGGACGGAGAGCGGGTCCATGTCCGGGTCGAAGGGGGAGATGGAGAAGCTGATCTCCTTCCCTTCGTAGACCTCGACCGCGTCGTCGCGAGGGGACCAGATGTTGATCTCCGGGGGCCGGTTCACATTGATGACATTGACCGACCAGTTTCTCTCCGCGCGCCCCAGCTCGCGATCGGTGACGGCCACCTTCACACGGTGGAGGCCGCTGGAGTTGTGGTCCGGCTGATAAATGAACTGATCCCTGTCCCTGAAGGCCCCCATCACCATATCGTCGACGAACCAGAGCACGGTCATCCTGTCCCCATCGGGGTCGAGCTTTTCGATGGAGAAATAAGCCTCGGCCCCCTCTTGTACCTCGAGCTCTTCGGTATCGGGGAGGGCGACGACAATAACGGGCGGTCTGTTGGTGTTCTCAACGGTCAGGTTCCAGGAGTGGAGTACAGGCAGCTCGCAACCACCGAGGTAGGAATCCTGGATAGAGACTTCCACCTTGTACCTCCCGGCAGAGAGTTCCCCATCGTAGGAAGTAAGCAGGGGCAGCTCCGACCTATGCGAGCCGGGCCCCTTGAGTAGGGAGCTCTTCCTGACGCTGCCGTTGACGCTCCAGTTCACCCTGAGCTCGTCTCCGACGTCCAGATTCTCGTCTGTCACATTGACGCTGAAGACCAGATTCTCCCCCTCGTGAATGACGGGGTCGTTGGTGGGATAATAGGAGAGAATCTCGGGCGCGAAGTTCCTCTCCCGGACCTCGATTGTGACTCGGGTCAGGTTGCTCAGACCCTCCGAATCCACCACCTCGAGGGTGACGGTGTACCGGCCGACTCTGGAGTAGGTGTGGTGGACGACCTTCCCCGTCTCCCTGGCTCCATCCCCAAAGTCCCAAGTGAAGGTCACGGCTTTGGCGCTGTCATAGGTTGTGTCGCTGGCGTCGAACTCGATTTCCTCGTCGAGAAAGAACTTCTCGCCTTCCGCGGGGGCTTTGATTCGGGCTAGCGGGGCCTGTGCGAGGGCGAAGAGGGCCCACGGGCCCGCAATGCCGCTGTAGTTCCACGGCAGCGCTCCCCTCCGTGTCTGGGTGTCGGGGTTGGCGTCGCCGTTGCCGTCCCGTATCAGGATATTGACGCCGAAGAGGGTGTCCTTGCCCGGTGTGAGGCCCAACGACCTCTGATAGTCTATCGAGTACTCGTAAAACCTATGCCCCGAGAAGCCGGCCCTCATCTGGTCGGTGTGCTCGTAGCCGTAGGCGTCCCTCCACATCACAGGGTAGCCGCTGGGGCCGTCGATGTTTATCCAACCGGCGTAGTTGGTGTTCCAGCCGAATATCTGGGCCCAGCGGTCCCTACAGGGACCGCCGTAGGTGAGGGGGAGAACCACGTCCTCGGGGAGGCCGGTGGGGTTGGTGTAGGTGATTACTCCGTCATTGTCCCCGTCGATACATATTAAAGCCAGCTCCGCCTCGCTCTGGAGGGTGTCGGCGCTGGTGTCCGATGGAACATCCAGGCCTATGAAGAGCCTGTGGCCCCCGGTGTCAAATCCGATGTACATCATGCACTGACCCCCGCCTACGGACACATCCAGCGCGCTAGCCCTCGACCACTCCCCGGAGCCCCAGCTCCCGTCCACATTGGGGGCCGGGCTGAGTTTGTTAATGTAGACCGGCAGAGTTTCGCGGGCCCCGGTCTCCTTACTCGGAGCGAGGTCATGGGTGATAAGCGCGGGGATGGGCAGCGAGGGGGTGAGGATCAGGAGCGCCACCATGATTAGCCCCGGCGCTCTTGCACTAAATTTCATCGTGAATAACAATATTTGAAAAGTATATAGATATTATGGTATTGAATATAATAATCAATCAAGCGCTCGAGCCCGGGTCAGAGAAGCGCGCTCACGCGCGTTCAGGCTTCGTCGGGCCTCATTCCCCGAGCATCGTCTCCGCCACATAGCGGGCCTTTCTGACGTACCTTTCGCCTTTTTCATAGTTTCCGTTGCGGGTGAACGCCCGAGCCAGATCCAGAAGATTCCAGCCTTTTCTAGCATCAATGCCTCTGCCCTCAACTTCGCGCAGAAGCTTCGTGACCTCCTCGATTTCGTGGAGAAGGGCCCTCTTGCGCTCCTCGGGTGGAATCACCGGCGGCTCTCCTCTCTCCTCCCTAACCACCCGCGGTCCTGAGGAGCTCCGGGCTCTGCGTCCACCACCGGGGATTTTCGCCTCGCAGTGGGGGCAGAGACTCCACTCGGCCAGTACTTCCCTTCCGCAGGAGGGGCACCGGCCGGTCCAGAGCTCGGCCCTCTTCTCGATAGGGGTCTCACAGCTCGGACATGTCTTCCACCCCGGCTCGATTCTCTCGCCGCAGCCGCGGCAGAACTCCTGCGGAGTTTTCCCGGATAGCCCAGTGGATGAGCCGCAAAGGGGGCACGTGAGAGAGCTTTCAGAAACTCCCTCACCGCATACCTGGCACCGAGCGGCCGAACCCGGAAATCTCCGTATGGCCCCGGTGCGCGCGGGGCCTTTCTCCGAGAAGGGGGGGCCGATGAGCGATGGGACCGTGGCCGCCTCCTCCATCGCCTCGAGGTAGCTGCCTTGCCTGAGGAAGGCTAGCGCCCTCGCCAGAGCCCTGCGGGCCACGGCTGTATTTCGACCATCTTTCTCGGCCGCCGATATCTCGGCCTCGCAGCGCGCCACGAGCTCCTGAGCCTCTTTCTGCTCGGCCTCGAGCTGACGGGCCTTCTCCTCTGCCTTCGCACACAGCTGGAGCACATCCTCGAGCGCTCGGAGGGCTAGGGCGGACCTCGCCTGATAAATATATCTCTCGGCCTCCAAAACCTCCACGCCTTTCAGCCGGAGGGAGGTGACGAGTTCTGCGGCCCGGTTCACCCTCTCCTCGGCCTCACAGGTCTGGCAGGGCCCCCCGGGTCCCGACAGCTCCGTCCCGCACTTTGGACATTTCTCCGAGCCCCGGGCCACATCTTCACTGCCGAAGCGCACCGCGTTCGAGTCCAGCTTTTCC
Coding sequences within it:
- a CDS encoding Mov34/MPN/PAD-1 family protein encodes the protein MRVLGFRSERRREAGKDAPATRIKRAVLELILEASKESHPNEFAGQLRARGGTIHELTMLPGTMQGRTSALVNLWMLPIDYSVVGSVHSHPSGSREPSEEDLEFFRKFGSVHIIVGSPYTLSSWRAYDYSGAPVRLEIVE
- a CDS encoding PKD domain-containing protein, producing the protein MKFSARAPGLIMVALLILTPSLPIPALITHDLAPSKETGARETLPVYINKLSPAPNVDGSWGSGEWSRASALDVSVGGGQCMMYIGFDTGGHRLFIGLDVPSDTSADTLQSEAELALICIDGDNDGVITYTNPTGLPEDVVLPLTYGGPCRDRWAQIFGWNTNYAGWINIDGPSGYPVMWRDAYGYEHTDQMRAGFSGHRFYEYSIDYQRSLGLTPGKDTLFGVNILIRDGNGDANPDTQTRRGALPWNYSGIAGPWALFALAQAPLARIKAPAEGEKFFLDEEIEFDASDTTYDSAKAVTFTWDFGDGARETGKVVHHTYSRVGRYTVTLEVVDSEGLSNLTRVTIEVRERNFAPEILSYYPTNDPVIHEGENLVFSVNVTDENLDVGDELRVNWSVNGSVRKSSLLKGPGSHRSELPLLTSYDGELSAGRYKVEVSIQDSYLGGCELPVLHSWNLTVENTNRPPVIVVALPDTEELEVQEGAEAYFSIEKLDPDGDRMTVLWFVDDMVMGAFRDRDQFIYQPDHNSSGLHRVKVAVTDRELGRAERNWSVNVINVNRPPEINIWSPRDDAVEVYEGKEISFSISPFDPDMDPLSVQWLIDDEPVRGQGSTSFSFAAAYEGEGSAEGSPYTVKAVVRDPGGLAASHTWELTVRDANRPPIPVISEPENGSRFRLGSIVRFRAGESWDPDSNDNNILSFSWDFADGKTASGPEVSHRFTRPGLYQVTLRLRDRLVSSYASVNITITAPVLWVKDIRFEPLARAYKGAQVNITLQIYNTGDAPATGVRVKLLMDGAPLAGLEVARVDPGETAEVLYVWIAEGGNHTFRAVIDPREDIVVPDGSPSERTIFVKARPAPEARAFPAALAGALAGLAAVVVLAVVWAVTRRRRVAAGRAAGEEGPAVEAGAPALIEAETPPSGPPEGLTTAPEAPSTAPAPVPTASPPAPAPAEAPPEPHPPAKEEARCPSCGGASPAAGILCEECVERETAELEKVEAGVRAEAAAIGALSAPKTGQVKGPAPVMKCATCGEPLEEGWRACPTCGTGVGIHIPIREVPTCPTCGEPLEDDWLACPNCGTAIK
- a CDS encoding zinc ribbon domain-containing protein, whose protein sequence is MADRQPPSLKGEEGSGLSWETVLLLLAAALAVAVLTAATVAGIAGLRKKSGPGSGVSVLEGGGSRVPPDAPKPKKGEVRRRKEPRPPFRGQRLKIYIPGRQPMKVGGGAGGRAEGHGAEAGPEPEGERASGSPGAQAGAGLSEPDRNGSAEPVRGNEGPAPSEKEKLDSNAVRFGSEDVARGSEKCPKCGTELSGPGGPCQTCEAEERVNRAAELVTSLRLKGVEVLEAERYIYQARSALALRALEDVLQLCAKAEEKARQLEAEQKEAQELVARCEAEISAAEKDGRNTAVARRALARALAFLRQGSYLEAMEEAATVPSLIGPPFSEKGPARTGAIRRFPGSAARCQVCGEGVSESSLTCPLCGSSTGLSGKTPQEFCRGCGERIEPGWKTCPSCETPIEKRAELWTGRCPSCGREVLAEWSLCPHCEAKIPGGGRRARSSSGPRVVREERGEPPVIPPEERKRALLHEIEEVTKLLREVEGRGIDARKGWNLLDLARAFTRNGNYEKGERYVRKARYVAETMLGE